From one Trifolium pratense cultivar HEN17-A07 linkage group LG1, ARS_RC_1.1, whole genome shotgun sequence genomic stretch:
- the LOC123902227 gene encoding DNA mismatch repair protein MSH1, mitochondrial, whose product MYKLATTRNVVVYFPRFRSLSLFRQSPPPPPPSSFIPSRFFRTNGRVQKISCFQDRKASRGSSKVTKKLRVSNNFLDDKDLSHILWWKEKLEMCKKPSTANLIERLDYSNLLGMDTNLKNGNLKEGTLNWTILQFKSQFPRQVLLCRVGDFYEAVGIDACILVEYAGLNPFGGLRSDSIPRAGCPVVNLRQTLDDLTHHGFSVCIVEEVQGPAQARSMKHRFISGHAHPGNPYVYGLIGVDHDIEFPEPMPVVGISHSARGYCINMVLETMKSYSSDDCLTEEAVVAKLRTCRYHHLFLHTSLRRNSCGTSNWGEFGEGGLLWAECKSRHFEWFDGNPVSDLLLKVKELYGLDHEVMFRNATVSSGNRAQPLTLGTCTQIGVIPIDGIPSLLKVLLPPHCRGLPVLYVRDLLLNPPSYEIASKIQATCKLMSSVTCSFPEFTCVSSAKIAKLLEWKEANHIELCRIKNVLDEILHMYKNSELNEILKHLIGPTWVATGLEIDFNTLVAGCEVASGKIGEIISLDGEKDQKVNSFSGIPDEFFEDMESVWKGRIKTTHVNDVLTSVDEAAEALHLAVTEDFTPIVSRIKASMSPLKAPKGEISYSREQEAVWFKGKQFMPDVWTGSPGEEHIKQLKHALDSKGRKVGMEWFTTAKVDTALSRYHEANAKAKSRVLELLRELATELQSHINIIVFSSTLLVITKALYAHVSEGRRRKWVFPTIVESQKLEDGKSFDKNCEMKIVGLLPYWLNIAEGGAVHNTVEMQSLFLLTGPNGGGKSSLLRSICAAALLGICGLMVPAESALIPYFDAIMLHMKAYDSPADHKSSFQVEMSELRSIIAGTTKKSLVLVDEICRGTETAKGTCIAGSIIETLDRIGCLGIVSTHLHGIFTLPLNLKNTVHKAMGTACIDGQTKPTWKLTDGICKESLAFETAKREGVPEIIIKRAEDLYLSVYVEKLLSTEKFAKHEEFSTYINGNNLNGTHVDSKEIVSGTSNEGISLANPMEVSHKEVESAITVICQDFITELQRKKITPDLTKIKCFLIGTREWPPPMTIGSSTVYVMLRPDRKLYVGQTDNLEDRIRAHRSKDGMQDAPFLYFLVPGKSLACQIETLLINQLPNQGFVLSNIADGKHRNFGTSNLYV is encoded by the exons ATGTACAAGCTAGCTACTACTCGAAACGTCGTCGTTTACTTCCCTCGCTTCCGTTCCCTTTCTCTTTTCCGTCaatctcctcctcctcctcctccttcttCTTTTATTCCCTCTCGCTTCTTCCG AACAAATGGACGTGTACAGAAGATATCATGTTTTCAAGACAGGAAAGCTTCAAGGGGGAGTAGTAAAGTGACCAAGAAGCTTAGagtatcaaataattttttagatgATAAAGATCTTTCTCACATATTATGGTGGAAAGAG AAGTTGGAGATGTGCAAAAAGCCGTCAACAGCGAATCTAATCGAAAGGCTTGACTATTCAAATTTGCTTGGCATGGATACTAACTTGAAAAATGGAAA TCTGAAGGAAGGAACGCTTAACTGGACAATATTGCAGTTCAAGTCGCAATTTCCACGTCAAGTTTTACTCTGCAGG GTTGGGGACTTCTATGAAGCTGTTGGGATAGACGCTTGTATTCTTGTTGAATATGCAGGTTTAAATCCCTTTGGTGGTCTACGATCAGATAGCATCCCTAGAGCTGGTTGCCCTGTTGTG AATCTTCGACAAACTTTGGATGATCTGACACATCATGGTTTTTCAGTG TGCATTGTGGAGGAAGTTCAAGGTCCTGCACAAGCTCGATCCATGAAACATCGTTTTATATCTGG GCACGCTCATCCAGGAAATCCCTATGTATATGGACTTATTGGGGTTGATCATGATATTGAATTTCCAGAACCTATGCCTGTAGTag GAATTTCTCATTCGGCAAGGGGATATTGCATTAATATGGTCCTAGAGACCATGAAGTCATATTCTTCTGATGACTGTTTGACAGAGGAAGCAGTTGTTGCAAAGCTTCGAACTTGTCGATACCATCATTTATTTTTGCATACATCTTTGAGGAGGAATTCTTGTG GAACGTCCAATTGGGGAGAATTTGGTGAAGGAGGCCTCTTGTGGGCTGAATGTAAATCCAGACATTTTGAATGGTTTGATGGCAACCCTGTTTCTGATCTTTTGTTAAAG GTAAAGGAGCTTTATGGTCTTGATCATGAGGTTATGTTTCGGAACGCAACTGTGTCTTCGGGAAATAGGGCTCAACCTTTAACTCTTGGAACATGTACACAAATTG GTGTCATTCCGATAGATGGAATACCTTCTTTGTTGAAGGTCTTACTTCCCCCACATTGCAGAGGATTACCAGTACT GTATGTTAGGGATCTTCTTCTGAACCCTCCTTCCTATGAGATTGCGTCCAAAATTCAAG CAACATGTAAACTTATGAGCAGTGTAACATGCTCATTTCCAGAATTTACGTGTGTTTCTTCAGCAAAG ATTGCTAAGCTACTTGAATGGAAGGAGGCTAATCATATTGAGCTTTGTAGAATAAAGAATGTGCTTGATGAAATTTTGCACATGTACAAAAACTCTGAGCTTAATGAAATATTGAAACATTTAATTGGTCCCACATGGGTGGCTACTGGGTTAGAAATTGACTTCAACACCTTG GTTGCTGGATGTGAAGTTGCATCTGGTAAGATTGGTGAAATAATATCTCTGGATGGTGAGAAAGATCAGAAAGTCAACTCCTTCTCTGGTATTCCTGATGAATTTTTTGAGGATATGGAGTCTGTATGGAAAGGTCGAATAAAAACGACCCACGTAAATGATGTGCTTACTTCTGTTGACGAAGCAGCTGAGGCATTGCATTTAGCT GTTACTGAAGATTTCACTCCCATAGTTTCTAGAATAAAAGCTTCCATGTCTCCACTTAAAGCTCCTAAGGGAGAAATATCTTATTCTCGGGAGCAGGAAGCAGTGTGGTTCAAGGGTAAGCAGTTTATGCCAGATGTATGGACTGGTAGCCCTGGAGAGGAACACATTAAACAGCTAAAGCATGCTTTAGATTCTAAAGGTAGAAAGGTAGGTATGGAATGGTTTACTACTGCGAAGGTGGATACTGCCTTATCAAG GTACCATGAAGCAAATGCCAAGGCAAAATCTAGAGTTTTAGAACTTCTAAGAGAACTTGCTACTGAATTGCAATCCCATATAAACATCATTGTCTTTTCTTCCACATTGCTTGTAATTACCAAAGCTTTGTATGCTCATGTGAG TGAAGGGAGAAGGAGGAAATGGGTTTTTCCTACAATAGTAGAGTCCCAAAAGCTTGAG GATGGGAAGTCGTTCGACAAAAACTGTGAGATGAAGATAGTTGGCTTATTACCATATTGGTTGAACATAGCAGAAGGAGGTGCTGTGCATAATACTGTTGAGATGCAATCATTATTTCTATTGACAGGACCAAATGGTGGTGGTAAATCAAGTTTACTTCGGTCAATTTGTGCTGCAGCACTACTTGGGATATGTGGACTTATGGTTCCTGCAGAATCAGCTCTGATTCCCTATTTTGACGCGATCATGCTTCATATGAAGGCATATGATAGTCCAGCTGATCACAAAAGTTCATTTCAG GTGGAGATGTCTGAACTTCGATCAATCATTGCCGGAACCACTAAAAAAAGCCTTGTACTTGTTGATGAAATATGCCGAGGAACTGAAACTGCAAAAGGGACTTGTATTGCAGGCAGCATCATTGAAACTCTTGATAGAATTGGCTGTCTGGGTATTGTCTCTACTCACTTACACGGAATATTTACCTTGCCACTGAATCTCAAGAACACTGTGCACAAAGCTATGGGCACAGCGTGCATTGATGGACAAACAAAACCTACTTGGAAGCTGACAGATGGAATTTGTAAAGAAAGTCTTGCTTTTGAAACTGCCAAGAGGGAAGGAGTTCCTGAGATTATTATCAAAAGAGCTGAAGATCTTTATCTGTCAGTTTATGTTGAGAAGCTGCTTTCTACAGAAAAGTTTGCAAAACATGAAGAATTTTCTACTTACATCAATGGTAATAATTTGAATGGAACACATGTTGATTCCAAAGAAATTGTATCGGGAACTTCTAATGAGGGAATCTCTTTAGCTAATCCAATGGAAGTTTCCCATAAGGAAGTTGAGAGTGCTATCACCGTAATCTGCCAGGATTTTATAACGGAACTCCAAAGAAAAAAGATCACACCAGATCTTACCAAGATAAAGTGTTTCCTAATTGGCACTAGGGAATGGCCTCCTCCGATGACTATAGGCTCTTCAACCGTCTACGTAATGCTCAGGCCAGATAGGAAACTCTACGTAGGACAG ACGGATAATCTCGAGGATCGAATTCGTGCACATCGATCAAAGGATGGGATGCAGGATGCACCATTCCTTTATTTCCTAGTTCCGGGAAAAAGCCTGGCATGCCAAATAGAAACTCTGCTCATCAACCAGCTTCCGAATCAAGGCTTTGTATTAAGCAATATAGCTGATGGTAAGCATAGGAATTTCGGAACATCCAACCTTTATGTGTAA
- the LOC123902237 gene encoding CAX-interacting protein 4, translating into MPATAGRVRMPANNRVHSSAALQTHGIWQSAIGYDPYAPSKEDKETSQSQPNAEPDAENAYASFQGLLQLAKITNADVDVSRGACKKCGRVGHLKFQCKNYVKLKDEKEEKDLEAMQPPGLVGMDKLKGKSEKGDKRSKVESSEEEDEDSESSDSEIDSEIERAIARRSGKKVSGKGSSYRKKEDSDDDESDRDSDRKRKKRGRAKKRSAKTKREASDSDDSGERRRRKKKREHRRSRRDESPDDSDEYRHKKRKSRKEKTRRRSRLSDSDSETSEDSTSRHKRKSKRTSSSTDSDSSDGYNGSRKGRDIKKSEKRRRRHHGDDD; encoded by the coding sequence ATGCCGGCTACAGCAGGTAGGGTTCGCATGCCCGCGAACAATAGGGTTCACAGTAGTGCAGCCCTTCAAACCCATGGCATATGGCAGAGTGCCATTGGGTATGACCCTTATGCACCAAGTAAGGAAGACAAGGAGACTTCTCAAAGTCAGCCAAATGCAGAACCTGATGCAGAGAATGCATATGCCAGCTTCCAAGGGCTTCTACAGCTTGCTAAGATTACCAATGCTGATGTGGATGTATCCCGTGGAGCTTGCAAGAAGTGTGGCCGTGTTGGGCACCTCAAGTTTCAATGCAAAAACTATGTGAAACTCAAAGATGAAAAGGAGGAGAAGGATCTTGAAGCAATGCAGCCTCCGGGGTTGGTTGGAATGGATAAGTTGAAGGGAAAATCTGAGAAGGGGGATAAGAGAAGCAAAGTTGAGAGCTCAGAAGAGGAGGACGAGGATAGTGAGAGTTCAGATTCTGAGATTGATTCAGAGATTGAGAGAGCTATTGCTCGGAGGTCTGGGAAAAAGGTTAGTGGTAAGGGAAGTTCTTATAGAAAGAAGGAGGACTCAGATGATGATGAGTCAGACAGAGATTCTGACCGAAAGAGGAAAAAGAGAGGTAGGGCAAAGAAGAGGAGTGCTAAGACTAAGAGGGAGGCTAGCGATTCAGATGATTCCGGAgaaaggaggaggaggaagaaaaAGAGGGAGCACAGGAGAAGCAGGAGGGACGAGTCTCCAGATGATAGTGATGAATATAGGCACAAGAAAAGGAAGAGTAGGAAGGAGAAGACGAGAAGGAGAAGTCGTctctctgattctgattctgaaaCATCTGAGGATTCCACTTCCCGGCACAAGCGGAAAAGCAAGAGGACATCATCGTCAACTGACAGTGATTCAAGTGATGGATATAATGGTTCAAGGAAGGGTAGGGatataaaaaaatcagaaaagaGGAGGAGACGTCACCATGGAGATGATGATTAG
- the LOC123902245 gene encoding transcription factor MYB2-like has protein sequence MYYRGVMAGQFGHGIMEEDLWRKGPWTAEEDRLLIEYVRVHGEGRWNSVARLAGLRRNGKSCRLRWVNYLRPDLKRGQITPQEESIILDLHARWGNRWSTIARNLPGRTDNEIKNYWRTHFKKKAKNPSDAAEKAKNRFLRKQLFHQQQQQLQQVQQQQQQQLQFNLDMKDVVSLFEENNINNHRVPYISQTRQEMFNMCPNTTEEQSYFMFNGNSSVQDSSANDVLWDDGLWNLDDVHGNFSVANATNKTGLYNLVTPNYC, from the exons ATGTATTATCGTGGAGTTATGGCTGGCCAATTTGGTCATGGTATCATGGAGGAAGATTTATGGAGGAAAGGACCTTGGACTGCTGAAGAGGATAGGTTGCTAATTGAGTATGTTAGGGTGCATGGTGAAGGGAGGTGGAATTCTGTTGCCAGACTTGCAG GATTGAGAAGGAATGGAAAGAGTTGCAGATTAAGATGGGTGAATTATCTAAGGCCAGATCTCAAAAGGGGTCAAATCACACCACAAGAAGAGAGCATAATTCTAGACCTGCATGCTAGGTGGGGAAACAG GTGGTCAACAATTGCAAGAAACTTACCGGGAAGAACGGACAATGAAATAAAGAACTATTGGAGGACTCATTTCAAGAAAAAGGCAAAAAATCCCTCTGATGCTGCCGAAAAGGCGAAAAATCGATTCCTGAGGAAGCAGCTATTTCATCAGCAACAACAACAGTTGCAGCAAGTtcaacaacagcagcaacaacaactgCAATTCAACTTGGACATGAAAGATGTCGTGTCCTTGTTTGaggaaaataatattaataaccaTAGAGTTCCTTATATATCTCAAACTAGACAAGAAATGTTCAACATGTGTCCAAACACAACAGAAGAACAGAGTTACTTTATGTTTAATGGAAACTCTTCTGTACAAGATTCTTCAGCAAATGATGTTTTGTGGGATGATGGACTGTGGAATTTGGATGATGTTCATGGGAATTTCAGTGTTGCTAATGCAACAAACAAAACTGGTTTATATAATTTAGTTACTCCTAATTATTGTTAG